The sequence below is a genomic window from Variovorax paradoxus B4.
TCAACATGGGCATGGTGAGCGGCATCCTGCCGGTGGTGGGCGTGCCGCTGCCGTTCATCAGCTATGGCGGCACTGCCATGGTCACGCTGGGGCTGGGGCTGGGCATCCTGATGTCGATTGCCCGGGCCAGGAAGCTCGCCCAGAACTAGCGCTTAGTGCCCTTGGGCCCGGCACGGAAGAGGGCGGCTGCCTAGAATGGCGGAATGATCTCTCGCGAACCCACCATCGAGCGCCTCGCCACGGCGCAACAGCTCCTGCTCACGCCCTTCGGCCTCGACGAATCGCACCTGAGCAAGGCCCTGGCCGAGATCACCGCGCACAGGGTGGATGACGCCGATCTGTACTTCCAGTACACGCGCAGCGAGGGCTGGAGCCTCGAAGAGGGCATCGTCAAGACCGGCAGCTTCAGCATCGACCAGGGCGTCGGCGTGCGCGCGGTCAGCGGCGAGAAGACGGCCTTCGCCTATTCGGACGACATCTCCGAGGCTTCGCTGCTCGACGCGGCCCGCACGGTGCGCTCGATTTCCTCCGCAGGCCGCACCGGCCGCGTGAAGACCGCAACCCGCAAGATCGCCTCGAGCCGGTCGCTCTACAACGGCATCGACCCCATTTCCACCCTCGACAGCACGGCCAAGGTCAAGCTGCTCGAAAAGGTCGAGAAGCTGGCGCGTTCGCGTGACCCGCGCGTGGCGCAGGTCATGGCGGGCCTCGCGAGCGAATACGACGTGGTGCTGGTGGCGCGTGCCGACGGCACGCTGGCGGCCGATGTGCGCCCGCTGGTGCGCCTGTCGGTCACCGTGATCGCCGAGCAGAACGGCCGGCGCGAGGTCGGCTCCGGCGGCGGCGGCGGGCGCTTCGGCCTCGCCTACTTCAACGACGCGCAGATCGCCGAATACGTCGACCAGGCCGTGAAGGCCGCATTGACCAACCTCGATGCCCGTCCGGCGCCCGCCGGCGAGATGACCGTGGTGCTCGGTTCCGGCTGGCCCGGCATCCTGCTGCACGAAGCCATCGGCCACGGCCTGGAAGGCGACTTCAACCGCAAGGGCTCCAGCGCCTTCTCGGGCCGCATCGGCCAGCGCGTGGCGGCCAAGGGCGTGACGGTGCTCGACGACGGCACCATTGCCGACCGCCGCGGTTCGCTCAACGTCGACGACGAAGGCAACGCCAGCCAGCGCAACGTGCTCATCGAGGACGGCATCCTCAAGGGCTACATCCAGGATTCGCTCAACGCGCGCCTCATGAAGGTCAAGCCCACGGGCAACGGCCGCCGCGAGAGCTATGCCCACGTGCCGATGCCGCGCATGACCAACACCTACATGCTCGGCGGCGACAAGGACCCGAAGGAAATCGTGGCCAGCATCAAGAAGGGCCTCTATGCCACCAACTTCGGCGGCGGGCAGGTCGACATCACGAGCGGCAAGTTCGTGTTCTCGGCCAGCGAGGCTTTCTGGGTCGAGAACGGCAAGATCCAGTATCCCGTGAAGGGCGCGACCATCGTGGGCAACGGCCCCGATGCGCTCACCCGCGTGACCATGATGGGCAACGACATGGCGCTCGATTCGGGCGTGGGCACCTGCGGCAAGGAAGGCCAGAGCGTGCCGGTCGGCGTCGGCCAGCCCACCTTGCGGATCGATGGTTTGACCGTAGGCGGAACGGCCTGAGGGCTTGCTAAGCTCCGCTCCTCGATTTTTACAAAGAGGAGCATTCGATGAGGATCAGGATCAACTCGTCTGCGGCCCTGTGGGCCGTGACTGCCGCGGTGGCATTGTTGGCGACGGCGGGCTGCGCATCCCGCGGCGGTTCGGGCGGCGGCCAGCCCGCGGCGGCACCCGCTGCCGCGCCGGCGGCATCGGCCCGTGGCGGCGCCAAGGCCGGCATGGATGCCAAGGGCAATGTGATCGATTCCTCCAAGGTCGAAGCCGGCAGCGGGCGCACCGTCAAGGGCCTGAATGGCTACGAAGGCGAGATCACCGGCAATCCGGCGCGCAACAGCAGGTTCACCCGGCTGCAGATCGGCATGAGCGCCAGGCAGGTCACCGACCTTGCCGGCCCGCCGACCGACCAGGGCGCCTACGTGACGGGCAAGGCCTTCATCCCGTTCTATTTCGGCAGCGACCGCCATCGCTACGAGATGACCTACAAGGGCCAGGGCCGCCTGGTCTTCGCGGGCGGCGGCATGGGCGACTACTCCAGCGGCAACCTGATCTGGATCATTCACAACCCCAACGAATCCGGCTACCGTTGAGCCGTTCGTAGCCGGGCCTTTGCCCGGCCTTTTGTTTTCCGTGCTACATTTCGCCCACATGTCCGCCCTCCGCGCTTATTTCTTTGCCTACTTTTGGTTCCCGGTTTCCGGCGGACGAGAGGCGAGCGCGTAAAGCAAACGAACACCCTCCCAAAACCGCCGGCGCCTCGAGCCCCGGCGGTTTTTTTATGCCCTGACGATATCCACTCAAACAAGGAAAGCACCATGAGCACGAACACTGCCCCCGCCGGCGACAGCTGGTATGCGAGCGTCGAAAAAACCAGCAAGACCGACGACGAACGCATCAAGGACATCAACGTGCTGCCCCCTCCCGAACATCTGATCCGCTTCTTTCCGATTCGCGGCACGCCGGTCGAAACGCTGATCGAGGGCACCCGCCGCAACATCCACAACATCATGGCGGGCAAGGATGACCGGCTGCTGGTGGTCATGGGCCCCTGTTCGATCCACGACCCGGCCGCGGCGCTCGAATACGCCCGCCGCCTGAAGGTCGAGCGCGAAAAGTACGCCGGAACGCTCGAGATCGTGATGCGCGTGTACTTCGAGAAGCCGCGCACCACGGTCGGCTGGAAGGGCCTGATCAACGACCCGTACCTCGATGAGAGCTATCGCATCGACGAGGGCCTGCGCATGGCGCGCCAGCTGCTGATCGACATCAACCGGCTCGGGCTGCCGGCAGGCAGCGAGTTCCTCGACGTGATCTCGCCCCAGTACATCGGCGACCTGATCGCCTGGGGCGCCATCGGCGCGCGCACCACCGAAAGCCAGGTGCACCGCGAACTGGCCTCCGGCCTCTCGGCGCCCATCGGCTTCAAGAACGGCACCGACGGCAACATCCGCATCGCCACCGACGCCATCCAGGCGGCGGCGCGCGGCCACCACTTTCTCTCGGTGCACAAGAACGGCCAGGTCGCGATCGTGCAGACCAACGGCAACCGCGACTGCCACGTGATCCTGCGCGGCGGCAAGGCGCCGAACTACGACGCCGCCAGCGTCGAGGCCGCCTGCAAGGACCTCGAGGCCGCCAAGCTGCCCCCCACGCTGATGGTCGACTGCAGCCATGCCAACAGTTCCAAGCAGCACCAGAAGCAGATCGACGTGGCCAAGGACATCGCCAACCAGATCGCCGCGGGTTCGAACCGTGTCTTCGGCGTGATGGTCGAAAGCCACCTGCAGGCCGGCGCGCAGAAGTTCACGCCGGGCAAGGACCAGCTCTCGGGGCTCGAATACGGCAAGAGCATCACCGACGCCTGCCTGGGCTGGGACGATTCGGTGCAGGTGCTCGACACCCTGTCGCAGGCCGTGAAGCAGCGCCGGCGTTAAAGCATTGCGGCCAGTTCGGGCCAGTGGTGCCGCATCGCTGCGGCCTCATCGCTGTCCGGCGGCACCAGGGAAAAGTCGGCGAAATCGAAGCCCGGGCCGACCATGCAGGCGACCAGCGTGTAGTCGCCGCTGGTATGGCCCTGGATCGGGCGGGCGGCCTGCCACTGGCCGGCCGGCACCACGTGCTGGGGGCGCGTGCCGTGCGCATCGACCGGGCCCAGCCGCACATGGGCCGGCGCCGTGCGCAGCGCGGCGTCGCAGGTCCAGAGCGCCAGCGGCACGCCTTCGAGATGCACCCACACTTCGTCCGACAGCACCCGGTGCCAGCGCGAATGCTGCCCGGCCTCGAGCAGGAAGTAGATGCTGGTGAGCGCGCTGCGCGCAGCCCGGCCATCGGCGGGCAGGACGCTCGCTGCCGAGCGGAACACCTCGCCGTACCAGCCGCCCTCGGGGTGCGGTTGCAGCTTGAGGGCCTCGATCAGTTCGCGGGCGCGCATGGCCGTCATGGCGCGGCGGCCGCGCGCAGCGCCGCGAGCAGCTTCTCGTGCACCCCGCCGAAGCCGCCGTTGCTCATGCACACGATATGGTCGCCCGGCCGGGCCGCCGCCACGATCCGGGCGACCAGCGGCTCGATGGCACCGGCCACCTGCGCGCGCTTGCCCATGGGGGCCAGGGCTGCTGCGGCATCCCAGTCGAGCCCGGCCGTGTGGCAGAACGACAGTTCGGCCGACTCCAGGCTCCATGGCAGCTGCGCCGCCATGACGCCCAGTTTCATCGTGTTGCTGCGCGGCTCGAAGGCCGCGAGGATGCGCTCGCCTTGCCTGCCGGCCTCATCGAGCTTCTTGCGCAGCCCGTCGAGCGTGGTGCGGATGGCGGTGGGGTGGTGGGCGAAATCGTCATAGACAGTGATTGCGCCGCCGCTGCGTTCGACGGTGCCGCGCAGTTCCATCCGGCGGCGAACGTTTCTGAAGCTGCCCAGCGCACGCGCCGCATCGGCGGGCGCGACGCCCACATGCTCGGCCGCCGCGATGGCGGCCAGTGCATTCATCTGGTTGTGCAGGCCCGAGAGCGCCCACTCCACCCGGCCGACGGCTTCACCTTGGTGCAGCACATCGAAGGCATCGTGCGAACCGCGAGCCTGCCATCCGCTGTTCGGGCCGCCGGCGCCGAAGCGCGCGACCTCGCTCCAGCAGCCCTGGGCCAGCACGCGCTGCAGGCTTTCTTCCGTGGCATTCACCACCAGCCGCCCGGTGCTGGGGACGGTGCGCACGAGATGATGGAACTGCCGTTCGATGGCGGCAAGGTCATCGAAGATGTCGGCGTGGTCGAATTCCAGATTGTTGAGGACCGCCGTGCGCGGGCGGTAGTGCACGAATTTGCTGCGCTTGTCGAAAAAGGCGGTGTCGTATTCGTCCGCCTCGATGACGAAGGCCGGGCCCTCGCCGAGCCGCGCCGAAACGCCGAAGTCGAGCGGAACCCCGCCGATCAGGAACCCCGGCGCCTTGCCGGCTTTCTCCAGCACCCAGGCCAGCATCGACGTGGTGGTCGTCTTGCCGTGGGTGCCGGCGACCGCCAGCACGTGGCGCCCGAGCAGCACGTGCTCGGCCAGCCATTGCGGGCCGCTGGTGTAGGGCTTGCCGGCGTCCAGGATGGCTTCCATCAGCGGAAACTTGGGGGTGCCGTCGGGCAGCCGGGCCCTCGAAACCACGTTGCCGACCACGAAAACGTCGGGTGAAAGCGCGAGCTGGTCCGCACCGAAGCCCTCGATCAGATCGATGCCGAGCGATCGAAGCTGGTCGCTCATGGGCGGGTACACGCCGGCGTCGCAGCCCGTGACCCGGTGGCCTGCCTCGCGCGCCAGGGCGGCCAATCCGCCCATGAACGTGCCGCAGATGCCAAGAATATGAATGTGCATCGGCCGATTCTAGGGAGGCGGCGAGCGGTGTTCGCGTCCCGGTCCTCGCCCTTTGTACCGATGTTTGTGCGAGGGGCGCCGTACTGCGGGCAAAATGTCTCGATGGACACGTCCACCAAGCACGAGATTGCCGCCGCAGCAGCCCGCCTCGTCGTCGAGGAGGGGCTGGAGTATGGTCCGGCCAAGCGCCGGGCGCAGCGGGACCTGGGCCTGTCGTCGCGCACGGCGCTGCCGAACAACGACGAGGTGGAGGCCGAGGTCCGCGACTACATCGCGCTCTATTGCGCCGACACCCAGCCGCAGGAGCTGCGTGCGCTGCGGCTGCTCGCGCTCGAATGGATGGAGCGCATGGCGGCGTTCCGCCCGCATGTGGGAGGCGCGGTCTGGCACGGCACCGCCACGCGGCTGTCAGACATTTATATTCAATTGTTCTGCGATGATTCCAAGTCGGCCGAGATCGCCCTGATCGATCACCACGTGGACTACGAGCCGCGGATGGTCACCGGTTTTCATGGCGAGCAGGTGGAAGCCCTGAGCGTTCACGCCGCAAGCCGTGCATTGGGCGAGGAAATCGGGGTGCACCTGCTGGTGTATGACCTCGACGACCTGCGCGGTGCGCTTCGGCCCGACGCCCAGGGGCGGGCGCCGCGTGGCGACCTGGCGGCGCTGCGCCGGCTGATCGAAAGTGAAAAGGACAAGTGAATGACTTCTTCGCCCACACGGCGAGGCCTCCTCTATGGCGGCGTGGCAGTCGCGGCCGCTGCGGCCGGCCTGGGCGGCGCGTGGTGGCGTGAGCGCAGCAGCGGCCCCAAGGGCGAAGTGCTGGACGCGAGCTTCTGGAGCCAGCGTTTCGAGCGGCCGGAGGGCGGTGAGCTGCTTCTTTCCGATTTGCGGGGCAAACCGCTGCTGCTCAATTTCTGGGCCACGTGGTGTCCCCCCTGCGTGGAAGAAATGCCGATGATCGATCGCTTCTTTCGCGAACATGGCGCGAACGGCTGGCAAGTGGTCGGTTTGGCGATCGATCAGCCCAGCGCAGTCCGTAAATTCCTGCAGAAGACGCCGGTCAGCTACCCCACCGGCCTGGCGGGCCTGCAGGGGACGGAACTGGTCAAGAACCTGGGCAACACGGGGGGCGGATTGCCTTTCACGCTGGTCCTCAATGGCGCAGGCGCGGTGGCGGCTCGTAAAATGGGCAAGCTCGAAGCGGCCGACCTGGACGCTTGGCGGCGTGAACTGGTTCACGGTTAGAATCAGATACACACTCGGCATTTAGCCGCCAATCGCTAAAAATCACCGATTTTTAGCCAAGTTACATCCTATTGACCGGCAAAGTCGGCACTGGAGCTCCATGGATCTGCGCAAACTCAAGACACTGATCGATTTGGTGTCGGAATCCAATATTTCCGAACTGGAAATCACCGAAACCGAAGGCAAGGTCCGCATCGTCAAGGGCGGTGGCGCTGCCCCGGTGCAGTATGTACAAACTGTGGCGGCAGCACCTGCCGCGGCTCCTGCTGCCGGAGCGCCGGCGGCACCCGCGCTTGCCAGCCCACCCGCGCCCGAAGCCGCGCCTGCCGGCCACGCCATCAAGTCGCCGATGGTGGGTACTTTCTACCGCTCGTCCAGCCCGGGCGCTCCGGCCTTCGTCGAAATCGGCAGCAAGGTCAACGAGGGCGACACGGTCTGCATCATCGAAGCGATGAAGATCCTCAACGAAATCGAAGCTGACAAGTCCGGCACGATCACCCAGATCCTCGGCGAAAACGGTCAGGCGGTCGAATACGGCCAGCCACTGTTCATCATCGAGTGACCATGTTCAAGAAGATCCTGGTTGCAAACCGGGGGGAAATCGCCCTCCGGATCCAGCGCGCCTGCAGCGAGCTCGGCATCAAGGCCGTGATGGTCTATTCCGAAGCGGACCGCGACGCGAAGTACGTCAAGCTCGCGCAGGAGGCCGTGTGCATCGGCCCGGCGCCGTCGTCGCTGAGCTATCTCAACATGCCGGCCATCATCTCGGCGGCCGAGGTGACCGACGCCGAGGCCATCCATCCCGGCTACGGCTTCCTGAGCGAGAACGCCAATTTCGCCGAACGCGTCGAGCAGAGCGGTTTCCAGTTCATCGGCCCGACGCCCGACAACATCCGCACCATGGGCGACAAGGTCTCGGCCAAGCAGGCCATGATCAAGGCCGGCGTGCCGTGCGTGCCGGGCTCCGAGGGCGAGCTCTCGGATGATGCTGCCACCAACAAGCGCATTGCCCGCGCCATCGGCTATCCGGTCATCATCAAGGCGGCAGGCGGCGGTGGTGGCCGCGGCATGCGCGTGGTGCACACCGAGGCCGCGCTGATCAATGCGATCCAGATGACCAAGGCGGAAGCCGGCGCGGCCTTCAACAATCCGGCCGTGTACATGGAGAAGTTCCTCCAGAACCCGCGCCATATTGAAATCCAGATCCTGGCCGACAAGCACAAGAACGCGGTCTATCTGGGCGAGCGCGACTGTTCCATGCAGCGGCGCCACCAGAAGGTGATCGAGGAATCGCCCGCACCCGGCATTCCGCGCAAGCTGATCGAGAAGATCGGCGAGCGTTGCGCCGCGGCCTGCAAGAAGATCGGCTACCGCGGCGCCGGCACCTTCGAGTTCCTCTACGAAAACGGCGAGTTCTATTTCATCGAGATGAACACGCGCGTCCAGGTGGAGCACCCGGTGACCGAGTTCACCACCGGCATCGACATCGTGAAGACGCAGATCATGGTGGCGGCCGGCGAGAAGCTGCCGTTCACGCAGCGCCAGATCGAGATGCGCGGCCACGCCATCGAGTGCCGCATCAACGCCGAAGACGCCTGGAAGTTCACGCCGTCGCCGGGCCGCATCACCATGTGGCACCCGCCGGGCGGTCCGGGGGTGCGCGTCGATTCGCATGCGTACACCAACTACTTCGTGCCGCCGAACTACGACTCGATGATCGGCAAGATCATCGTCTACGGCGACACGCGCGAGCAGGCCATGGCGCGCATGCGCACGGCGCTGAACGAAACCGTGATCGAAGGCATCCAGACCAACATCCCGCTTCACCGCGAGCTGATGGTCGATGCCAAGTTCATGAGCGGCGGCACCAACATCCATTACCTGGAAGAGTGGCTGGCGGCGCATAAACGATGAACACCCCCAGGCTGCGCGCACTTCGTGTCGCTTCGCCAGCCCCCTTGCAGGGGGCAGCACCAGAGGCCCGGCAAAGCCGGTTCCTCGGTGTTCCTGGCGAAGAGGGGCTTTGTCATGTTTGAACTTCGTCTCATGGCGCCGGAAGACCGGGTCGAAATGGTCAGCGACGCGCTCGACGCACTCGATGCGCTGAGCGTGTCGGTGGAAGACGCCGACGCGCAGACCGATGCCGAGCAGGCGCTGTTCGGTGAGCCCGGCATGCCGCCGCCCAAGGAAGGCTGGCAGCGTTCGCGCGTGATTGCGCTGTTTGCCGATGAAGCGCTTGCGAAAGAGGCGGCGTCGGTGCTCGCGCTGCAGGACTTCTTCGAAGGCTGCGCGGTGCTCGGCGTGGCGCCGGTGCCCGAGCAGGACTGGGTGCGGCTCACGCAATCGCAGTTCGCGCCGGTCGAGATCACGCCCGAATTCTGGATCGTGCCCACCTGGCATGAGCCGCCCGAGCAGGCAAGGCAGGTGATGCGGCTCGACCCGGGGCTTGCCTTTGGCACCGGCACCCATCCCACCACGCGCATGTGCCTGCGCTGGATCGCAAGGCAGGGTTCGTTCGCCGGCCAGCGCGTGCTCGACTACGGCTGCGGGTCCGGCATCCTGGCCATTGGCGCGGCGAAGTTCGGCGCGACCGACATCGATGCCGTCGACATCGACGAGGCGGCCGTTTCGTCGACCCGCCTCAACGCCGAAGCCAACGGCGTGCGCCTGAACGCCGGCCTGCCCGAAGCGGCCAGGGGCAGCTACGGCACCGTGCTGGCCAACATCCTGGCCACGCCGCTCAAGGTGCTTGCGCCATTGCTGCGCAGCCACGTGGCGCCCGGTGGATCGCTGGTGCTGGCCGGCATCCTCGAGCGCCAGGCCGACGAGCTGAAAGAGGCCTACGCGCCTTATGCCGCGCTCGAAGTCAGCGACAGCGAGGATGGCTGGATCCTCATGACGGCGCGCTGCTGAGGACGCACGCGCCTGCCGTTTCGCGTTTGATCCCACTGGCGCGGCGAGGGCCCAACCCTACAATCGCCCCGTCATGAGCCTCGTCACGCGCTGCCCCGCCTGTGCCACCACCTTCAAGGTGGTGCGCGACCAGCTTCGCATTTCGGATGGCTGGGTGCGCTGCGGGCGCTGCAGCCACGTGTTCGACGCCACGCTCGACCTGCACGAGGCGCCCGATGGCCCGCCGGCTGCGAGCGCTGCGTCTCCATCGGTATCGGCACCCGCCGCACCGATCGAGCCGTCCTCCTCCGATGCCACCGAGGACGCGGATTTCTTCGACGACGAACCCGAGCATCGCGAGCCGCCGGAGGCTGCCGCGCCTTCCGAGGCCGAGCCGGTGCCAGCACCAGAGCCCGAGCCTGCGTCAACACCTGCTCCCGCACCTGCGCCCACCTTCGCCTTGCCGGCGCACGGCATCGTCGCCGACGAGCTGTGGACCGACTTCGAGGCCAACGAGCCTGAATGGCGGCCGCCGGCGAGTTCGCTGCCGCCGTTTCCGAACATCGACCTGAATCTGGCGGCCCCGCCTTCGCCGCCGCCCCCGCCGCCTCCCTTGCCGGCCCTGCGCCTCAAGGCGCGGGAAATGACGGCCTCCGCCAGCGAAGAGGACGAAAAGCACGAGCCCGAGCAAGACCGCGATCAGGTGCAGATGCAAAAGGCGCTGCGCCGGGCCCGCATCAAGTCGGCCAAGATCGCAAGTGCCAAGGCGCGCGACGAGCGCGCTGCCGCAAAGGTGTCGGCCTCGATGGTGCGGGAGGCGAGCGAGCCCGAGCCGGGCTTGCGTCCTTCGCCCCTGCCATCGGTCCGCGACGATGCGGAAGATTCGGAGCGGCTTCCTTTCTCCGACAACAGCGAGAACGCAGGCCGCGGCATTGCGGGTTTCTGGCAGCGCCCTGGCGCACGGCGCGGGCTCTGGCTGCTGGCCGTGCTCGCCGTCCTGCTGCTCGTCGTGCAGGTCTTGCGCCACGAGCGCGATGGCATCGTCGCCCGCCAGCCGAACCTGCGTCCCGCGTTCGCTTCGCTGTGCCGTGTGGCTGGCTGCGAACTCACGGCGCTGCGGCAGATCGGCGACATCGTGATC
It includes:
- the tldD gene encoding metalloprotease TldD, with the translated sequence MISREPTIERLATAQQLLLTPFGLDESHLSKALAEITAHRVDDADLYFQYTRSEGWSLEEGIVKTGSFSIDQGVGVRAVSGEKTAFAYSDDISEASLLDAARTVRSISSAGRTGRVKTATRKIASSRSLYNGIDPISTLDSTAKVKLLEKVEKLARSRDPRVAQVMAGLASEYDVVLVARADGTLAADVRPLVRLSVTVIAEQNGRREVGSGGGGGRFGLAYFNDAQIAEYVDQAVKAALTNLDARPAPAGEMTVVLGSGWPGILLHEAIGHGLEGDFNRKGSSAFSGRIGQRVAAKGVTVLDDGTIADRRGSLNVDDEGNASQRNVLIEDGILKGYIQDSLNARLMKVKPTGNGRRESYAHVPMPRMTNTYMLGGDKDPKEIVASIKKGLYATNFGGGQVDITSGKFVFSASEAFWVENGKIQYPVKGATIVGNGPDALTRVTMMGNDMALDSGVGTCGKEGQSVPVGVGQPTLRIDGLTVGGTA
- a CDS encoding 3-deoxy-7-phosphoheptulonate synthase translates to MSTNTAPAGDSWYASVEKTSKTDDERIKDINVLPPPEHLIRFFPIRGTPVETLIEGTRRNIHNIMAGKDDRLLVVMGPCSIHDPAAALEYARRLKVEREKYAGTLEIVMRVYFEKPRTTVGWKGLINDPYLDESYRIDEGLRMARQLLIDINRLGLPAGSEFLDVISPQYIGDLIAWGAIGARTTESQVHRELASGLSAPIGFKNGTDGNIRIATDAIQAAARGHHFLSVHKNGQVAIVQTNGNRDCHVILRGGKAPNYDAASVEAACKDLEAAKLPPTLMVDCSHANSSKQHQKQIDVAKDIANQIAAGSNRVFGVMVESHLQAGAQKFTPGKDQLSGLEYGKSITDACLGWDDSVQVLDTLSQAVKQRRR
- a CDS encoding cupin domain-containing protein, which encodes MTAMRARELIEALKLQPHPEGGWYGEVFRSAASVLPADGRAARSALTSIYFLLEAGQHSRWHRVLSDEVWVHLEGVPLALWTCDAALRTAPAHVRLGPVDAHGTRPQHVVPAGQWQAARPIQGHTSGDYTLVACMVGPGFDFADFSLVPPDSDEAAAMRHHWPELAAML
- the mpl gene encoding UDP-N-acetylmuramate:L-alanyl-gamma-D-glutamyl-meso-diaminopimelate ligase yields the protein MHIHILGICGTFMGGLAALAREAGHRVTGCDAGVYPPMSDQLRSLGIDLIEGFGADQLALSPDVFVVGNVVSRARLPDGTPKFPLMEAILDAGKPYTSGPQWLAEHVLLGRHVLAVAGTHGKTTTTSMLAWVLEKAGKAPGFLIGGVPLDFGVSARLGEGPAFVIEADEYDTAFFDKRSKFVHYRPRTAVLNNLEFDHADIFDDLAAIERQFHHLVRTVPSTGRLVVNATEESLQRVLAQGCWSEVARFGAGGPNSGWQARGSHDAFDVLHQGEAVGRVEWALSGLHNQMNALAAIAAAEHVGVAPADAARALGSFRNVRRRMELRGTVERSGGAITVYDDFAHHPTAIRTTLDGLRKKLDEAGRQGERILAAFEPRSNTMKLGVMAAQLPWSLESAELSFCHTAGLDWDAAAALAPMGKRAQVAGAIEPLVARIVAAARPGDHIVCMSNGGFGGVHEKLLAALRAAAAP
- a CDS encoding TlpA family protein disulfide reductase produces the protein MTSSPTRRGLLYGGVAVAAAAAGLGGAWWRERSSGPKGEVLDASFWSQRFERPEGGELLLSDLRGKPLLLNFWATWCPPCVEEMPMIDRFFREHGANGWQVVGLAIDQPSAVRKFLQKTPVSYPTGLAGLQGTELVKNLGNTGGGLPFTLVLNGAGAVAARKMGKLEAADLDAWRRELVHG
- the accB gene encoding acetyl-CoA carboxylase biotin carboxyl carrier protein; translated protein: MDLRKLKTLIDLVSESNISELEITETEGKVRIVKGGGAAPVQYVQTVAAAPAAAPAAGAPAAPALASPPAPEAAPAGHAIKSPMVGTFYRSSSPGAPAFVEIGSKVNEGDTVCIIEAMKILNEIEADKSGTITQILGENGQAVEYGQPLFIIE
- the accC gene encoding acetyl-CoA carboxylase biotin carboxylase subunit — encoded protein: MFKKILVANRGEIALRIQRACSELGIKAVMVYSEADRDAKYVKLAQEAVCIGPAPSSLSYLNMPAIISAAEVTDAEAIHPGYGFLSENANFAERVEQSGFQFIGPTPDNIRTMGDKVSAKQAMIKAGVPCVPGSEGELSDDAATNKRIARAIGYPVIIKAAGGGGGRGMRVVHTEAALINAIQMTKAEAGAAFNNPAVYMEKFLQNPRHIEIQILADKHKNAVYLGERDCSMQRRHQKVIEESPAPGIPRKLIEKIGERCAAACKKIGYRGAGTFEFLYENGEFYFIEMNTRVQVEHPVTEFTTGIDIVKTQIMVAAGEKLPFTQRQIEMRGHAIECRINAEDAWKFTPSPGRITMWHPPGGPGVRVDSHAYTNYFVPPNYDSMIGKIIVYGDTREQAMARMRTALNETVIEGIQTNIPLHRELMVDAKFMSGGTNIHYLEEWLAAHKR
- the prmA gene encoding 50S ribosomal protein L11 methyltransferase → MFELRLMAPEDRVEMVSDALDALDALSVSVEDADAQTDAEQALFGEPGMPPPKEGWQRSRVIALFADEALAKEAASVLALQDFFEGCAVLGVAPVPEQDWVRLTQSQFAPVEITPEFWIVPTWHEPPEQARQVMRLDPGLAFGTGTHPTTRMCLRWIARQGSFAGQRVLDYGCGSGILAIGAAKFGATDIDAVDIDEAAVSSTRLNAEANGVRLNAGLPEAARGSYGTVLANILATPLKVLAPLLRSHVAPGGSLVLAGILERQADELKEAYAPYAALEVSDSEDGWILMTARC
- a CDS encoding zinc-ribbon and DUF3426 domain-containing protein; translated protein: MSLVTRCPACATTFKVVRDQLRISDGWVRCGRCSHVFDATLDLHEAPDGPPAASAASPSVSAPAAPIEPSSSDATEDADFFDDEPEHREPPEAAAPSEAEPVPAPEPEPASTPAPAPAPTFALPAHGIVADELWTDFEANEPEWRPPASSLPPFPNIDLNLAAPPSPPPPPPPLPALRLKAREMTASASEEDEKHEPEQDRDQVQMQKALRRARIKSAKIASAKARDERAAAKVSASMVREASEPEPGLRPSPLPSVRDDAEDSERLPFSDNSENAGRGIAGFWQRPGARRGLWLLAVLAVLLLVVQVLRHERDGIVARQPNLRPAFASLCRVAGCELTALRQIGDIVIEGAAFAREKTGNNDYRLSFTLRNGAAVPLAMPAVELSLLDTQERAVVRRVLMASDYGAPAVLPARSDQAASLPLSLSAAEAAALPPIAGYRVEAFYP